A section of the Paenibacillus aurantius genome encodes:
- a CDS encoding Rieske (2Fe-2S) protein, whose amino-acid sequence MRIKVAEPDALSDGGRLIVKVKEMELGLFKVNGVYYAWRNVCPHAAAPVCAGPIRGTKLPSAVYAYEYGMEDQVLRCPWHGWEFDLVSGRHLAAGSNAKLRGFPVETDEEGIYVRVGDQ is encoded by the coding sequence ATGCGAATAAAGGTAGCGGAACCGGATGCTTTGTCCGACGGCGGCAGGCTCATCGTGAAGGTAAAAGAAATGGAGCTCGGCCTGTTTAAGGTGAATGGGGTCTATTACGCTTGGCGCAACGTCTGCCCGCATGCGGCGGCTCCGGTATGTGCGGGTCCCATACGCGGGACCAAGCTGCCGTCCGCCGTATATGCTTATGAGTACGGCATGGAGGATCAGGTGCTCCGCTGCCCTTGGCACGGCTGGGAGTTCGATTTGGTGAGCGGGCGTCACCTGGCAGCCGGCAGCAATGCCAAGCTGCGGGGGTTCCCGGTCGAGACGGACGAGGAAGGAATCTATGTTCGGGTGGGAGACCAGTAA
- a CDS encoding amidohydrolase family protein: MRADPFIVDADVHNTLGRLKDLVPYLPKVWHQQWLESGIGVHGQYYSPVGVLRQDAVPDSGGPAGSDPRFVLKHYMEPNAIDFAVLTGGGEQGLSLHADPDYATAVAAAFNDWLADTWLKASPKFKGSIQINHSDPAEAAKEIDRMARHPDMVQVVMGSGARMPYGNRFYHPIYEAAERNGLPVAIHPGTEGKGIAGAPTPSGYPTRYMEWHNILPANFMAHINSLVCEGVFEKYPKLKFVAIEGGISWLPHLMWRMNKNYKALRDTTPWLKRLPSEYILEHVRLTTQPIEEPDKPEHLVQIFEMMQAERIAMFSSDYPHWDFDNPKIVLNGLPREMRRRILGLNAAELYHLPQPEGKGATPVCE; encoded by the coding sequence ATGCGGGCGGACCCATTCATTGTCGATGCCGACGTCCATAATACGCTGGGACGGCTGAAGGATTTGGTGCCGTACTTGCCGAAAGTATGGCACCAGCAGTGGCTGGAAAGCGGAATCGGCGTCCACGGCCAGTATTATTCGCCTGTCGGCGTGCTGCGGCAGGACGCCGTTCCCGATAGCGGCGGTCCGGCCGGCAGCGACCCCCGTTTTGTCCTGAAGCATTATATGGAGCCGAATGCCATCGACTTTGCCGTATTGACGGGGGGAGGAGAACAGGGCCTCTCGCTTCACGCCGACCCGGATTACGCCACGGCCGTAGCCGCCGCCTTCAACGATTGGCTGGCGGATACGTGGCTGAAGGCAAGTCCGAAATTCAAGGGCTCCATCCAAATTAATCATTCGGATCCGGCCGAGGCCGCCAAGGAGATCGACCGGATGGCCCGGCATCCGGATATGGTGCAGGTCGTCATGGGCAGCGGAGCCCGAATGCCTTACGGCAACCGCTTTTACCATCCGATCTATGAGGCGGCCGAACGGAACGGGTTACCCGTCGCCATACATCCGGGAACCGAAGGGAAGGGGATAGCCGGCGCCCCTACCCCTTCCGGCTATCCGACACGCTATATGGAGTGGCACAATATTTTGCCGGCTAATTTTATGGCCCATATCAATAGTCTGGTGTGCGAGGGCGTCTTCGAGAAATACCCGAAGCTGAAATTCGTTGCGATCGAAGGAGGGATCTCCTGGCTCCCCCATCTGATGTGGAGAATGAACAAAAACTACAAGGCGCTGCGGGACACGACACCGTGGCTCAAGAGACTGCCGTCCGAATACATTCTGGAGCATGTGCGGCTGACGACTCAGCCGATCGAGGAGCCGGATAAGCCGGAGCATCTGGTGCAGATTTTCGAAATGATGCAGGCGGAGCGGATCGCGATGTTCTCGTCCGATTACCCGCACTGGGACTTCGATAATCCGAAGATCGTGCTGAACGGCCTGCCCCGTGAGATGCGACGCCGTATTCTCGGTCTTAATGCGGCGGAGCTGTACCATCTCCCTCAGCCGGAGGGAAAGGGGGCGACCCCCGTATGCGAATAA
- a CDS encoding ABC transporter permease — MLARRIWLYRAFYLMLLPGVLYYIVFKYVPMYGVVIAFKNFNINDGILGSPWADPWNKHFLQFFQSPYFGQLLTNTFLISLYKLAFGVVPPIAMALLLNECRIKWFKSLIQTLTYMPHFLSWVIIYGILLALLSQNSGLVNYWIKDAGGDTVAFLTSTSYFRSILVGSEIWQNLGWGAIIYLAAMAGIDPTLYEASRVDGANRLRMIWHITLPGIRNVIVMLLILRLGHMLDAGFEQIYIMYNIQVYPVADIIDTWVFRTGLQQLNFSLAAAVGLFKAGIGLILVLASNRIAKRWGEGIW, encoded by the coding sequence ATGCTGGCCAGGCGCATCTGGCTATACCGGGCCTTTTATCTCATGCTGCTGCCCGGGGTCTTGTACTATATCGTGTTCAAATATGTGCCGATGTACGGAGTCGTGATCGCCTTCAAAAATTTCAACATCAACGACGGCATCCTGGGAAGCCCGTGGGCGGATCCGTGGAACAAGCATTTTCTGCAATTTTTTCAATCGCCTTACTTCGGTCAGCTGCTTACCAATACCTTTCTGATCAGCCTCTACAAGCTGGCCTTCGGGGTCGTTCCTCCCATTGCCATGGCTCTTCTTTTGAACGAATGCCGGATCAAATGGTTCAAGTCTCTCATCCAGACGCTGACGTACATGCCGCATTTTCTGTCATGGGTGATCATCTACGGCATTCTGCTTGCCCTGCTCTCGCAAAATTCCGGGCTGGTCAACTACTGGATCAAGGACGCGGGGGGAGATACCGTGGCTTTCCTGACCTCCACCTCGTATTTCCGCTCCATCCTGGTGGGGTCGGAAATCTGGCAGAACCTCGGCTGGGGAGCCATCATCTACCTGGCGGCTATGGCGGGCATCGATCCGACGCTGTACGAGGCTTCGCGGGTGGACGGAGCGAACCGGCTGCGCATGATCTGGCACATTACCCTGCCCGGCATCCGGAACGTGATCGTCATGCTGCTTATTCTCCGCTTGGGGCATATGCTGGATGCCGGCTTCGAGCAGATCTACATCATGTACAACATTCAGGTTTATCCGGTGGCCGATATTATCGACACCTGGGTGTTCCGTACGGGGCTCCAGCAGCTTAACTTCAGTCTCGCGGCCGCCGTCGGCTTGTTCAAAGCGGGGATCGGGCTGATCCTGGTGCTTGCCTCGAACCGGATCGCCAAACGATGGGGGGAAGGGATATGGTAA
- a CDS encoding response regulator transcription factor, translating into MDQDVRTVLIVDDELPLRQELRLFPWEEHGMELIGEAENGEEALRFCRSFSPDIVLTDITMPVMDGLEFFRVLRREFPNTQVILLTCHSEFAYAREAVKLGAVDYLVKVMMEDSDLERALGQAKEAWLRNRSLQRKEAEDRRWAQSEKLARLLHSADSPTQGLERQLLELYPGGLPLCLTVLHVEAGRDNAVLVKRETEEELSELEQRQAPAPFTWIPARDGVYVLLFGQAGPLPAAQLRSRLDQLASTLQDAIAARLPFLGDPVRFYGLVSEPVRTAEDFLASYQAMLAEPAGPFYDPASRVFIAQPPAFPEACEAASREMEERLRKTSWNREKLIDCLRSDFPRWAARHRLPPDMLKGLAAEWRREWLKEAAGMQRLSGTGRSVQQARTLNELTAVLVLELESGEARRKPRKEISDAMAYLDTHLDKPVTLSLVAAQVGLSPYYLSRLFREEAGVTFHDYMTRKRMEKAAELLQTTTMRVYEIAEAVGIPSYRYFTSMFREWTGVSPTEFKKG; encoded by the coding sequence ATGGACCAGGATGTCCGGACGGTGCTGATCGTAGACGATGAGCTTCCCCTTCGGCAGGAGCTCCGGCTTTTTCCTTGGGAGGAGCACGGCATGGAGCTGATAGGGGAGGCGGAGAACGGAGAGGAAGCCCTTCGGTTCTGCCGGAGCTTCTCGCCGGATATCGTCCTGACGGATATTACCATGCCGGTCATGGACGGCTTGGAATTCTTCCGGGTTCTGCGCCGGGAGTTTCCGAACACCCAGGTCATTCTGCTTACCTGTCATTCCGAGTTTGCCTATGCCCGGGAGGCGGTAAAGCTCGGAGCCGTTGATTATTTGGTCAAGGTCATGATGGAGGATTCGGATCTCGAAAGGGCGCTGGGGCAGGCAAAGGAAGCCTGGCTCCGGAACCGGTCGCTGCAGCGCAAGGAGGCCGAGGACCGCAGGTGGGCGCAATCGGAGAAGCTTGCCCGGCTGCTTCATTCGGCCGACAGCCCAACCCAGGGGCTGGAAAGGCAGCTTCTTGAGCTGTATCCGGGAGGGCTTCCCCTCTGCCTAACGGTCCTGCATGTGGAAGCGGGACGCGACAACGCCGTGCTGGTCAAGAGAGAGACCGAGGAGGAGCTGTCGGAGCTGGAGCAGCGGCAGGCCCCCGCTCCGTTCACCTGGATCCCGGCCCGGGACGGCGTGTATGTGCTCTTGTTCGGGCAGGCCGGTCCGCTTCCGGCCGCCCAGCTGCGGAGCCGGCTTGACCAGCTCGCTTCCACGCTTCAGGATGCGATTGCCGCTAGGCTGCCTTTCCTGGGCGATCCGGTACGCTTCTACGGGTTGGTCAGCGAACCGGTCCGGACGGCCGAAGACTTCCTCGCGAGCTACCAGGCGATGCTGGCCGAGCCGGCCGGTCCCTTCTATGATCCCGCAAGCCGCGTCTTTATCGCGCAGCCGCCGGCTTTTCCGGAAGCCTGCGAAGCGGCTTCCCGGGAGATGGAGGAGAGGCTCCGCAAGACGAGCTGGAACCGGGAGAAGCTGATCGACTGCCTCCGCAGCGATTTTCCGCGGTGGGCGGCGAGGCACCGGCTCCCCCCGGATATGCTGAAGGGGCTTGCGGCCGAGTGGCGGAGGGAGTGGCTGAAGGAAGCCGCGGGCATGCAGCGGCTGTCCGGTACCGGCCGTTCTGTTCAGCAGGCGAGAACGTTGAACGAGCTGACGGCGGTGCTTGTGCTGGAGCTGGAGTCGGGAGAGGCCCGGCGTAAGCCGCGGAAGGAGATCAGCGACGCCATGGCTTACCTGGACACCCATCTGGATAAGCCCGTCACCCTCAGCCTGGTGGCGGCCCAGGTCGGCCTCAGCCCTTATTACCTGAGCCGGCTGTTCCGGGAGGAGGCAGGCGTAACCTTCCATGATTACATGACCCGCAAAAGAATGGAGAAAGCCGCCGAGCTTCTCCAGACCACAACGATGAGGGTATACGAGATTGCCGAAGCCGTCGGCATTCCGAGCTACCGTTATTTCACTTCCATGTTCCGCGAATGGACGGGCGTTTCCCCAACCGAATTCAAAAAAGGGTGA
- a CDS encoding extracellular solute-binding protein gives MHYRKMSAVLTAVLAAGSLLSACGSGSGEKPAEGASSSPAGDPNKVIKLEIIETGNNLPSPDKDFVKQEIDKALKTDLNLTVYASGDDYKNQLNVRMASGNFPDLFQVTDRSALKQYAQQGLLLDLTPYMDKLAKTKAFIGEESLKKTTIDGKIYAISKAPNIPYNTYWIRKDWLDKLGLQPPKTTDEFLTVIKAFAEQDPDGNGKKDTIGLTGGKLGAFYPIFGAYGVGEPNTFYVKDGKVVNSLYDPAMKDALGFINKLIASGAVDPEIMANTGLQHQEKAIKGQAGVIWIDWPNITKEQFADQIKKVNPNADWIQLAPPKGPGGQNDGAYDIGGSSGIYAIPKSLEKDKEKLQRVLDLLNYVSDKETGSKLVQFGVKGKHYNETDGKVVPTELMGKEASFTWLYQFTGRPEMDYLKVKFAPQAKFIEFANNQPRIKTLGGFVMAPEGYNPADASRFIEEEIVKFVYGKRPLTEYDAFLKTLETSMNFKPYLDSAMKQLNELGYGK, from the coding sequence ATGCATTACCGTAAAATGTCCGCCGTACTTACCGCCGTGCTGGCGGCGGGAAGCCTGCTGTCCGCCTGCGGTTCGGGTAGCGGGGAGAAGCCCGCGGAAGGGGCAAGCTCGTCTCCGGCCGGGGATCCGAACAAAGTCATCAAGCTCGAAATCATCGAGACGGGGAACAACCTGCCTTCTCCGGACAAGGACTTCGTCAAGCAGGAGATCGATAAGGCCTTGAAGACGGATTTGAATCTGACGGTGTACGCCTCCGGCGATGACTACAAGAACCAGCTTAACGTGCGCATGGCGTCCGGCAATTTTCCGGATCTGTTCCAGGTGACCGACCGGTCCGCGCTGAAGCAGTACGCCCAGCAGGGGCTTCTTCTCGACCTGACCCCTTATATGGATAAGCTGGCCAAGACGAAAGCCTTCATCGGGGAGGAGAGCCTGAAGAAGACGACCATTGACGGCAAAATTTACGCCATCTCGAAGGCGCCGAATATCCCGTACAATACGTACTGGATTCGCAAGGACTGGCTCGATAAGCTCGGGCTGCAGCCGCCTAAGACTACCGATGAATTTCTGACGGTGATCAAAGCGTTCGCCGAACAGGATCCCGACGGCAACGGCAAGAAGGATACGATCGGTCTGACGGGCGGCAAGCTGGGCGCCTTCTACCCCATCTTTGGCGCTTACGGGGTCGGGGAACCCAATACGTTCTATGTGAAGGACGGCAAGGTCGTCAATTCGCTGTACGATCCGGCGATGAAGGATGCCCTTGGCTTTATTAACAAGCTGATCGCCTCGGGAGCGGTCGATCCGGAGATTATGGCCAACACGGGGCTGCAGCACCAGGAGAAGGCGATCAAGGGGCAGGCGGGAGTCATCTGGATCGACTGGCCGAACATTACCAAGGAGCAGTTTGCGGACCAGATCAAGAAGGTGAACCCGAATGCCGACTGGATTCAGCTGGCTCCTCCGAAGGGACCCGGGGGCCAGAACGACGGGGCTTACGACATCGGCGGCAGCTCCGGCATCTATGCCATCCCGAAATCGCTGGAGAAGGATAAGGAGAAGCTTCAGCGGGTGCTCGACCTGCTTAACTATGTCTCGGATAAGGAGACCGGCTCCAAGCTTGTCCAGTTCGGGGTGAAGGGCAAGCATTATAACGAAACGGACGGGAAAGTGGTTCCGACGGAGCTCATGGGCAAGGAAGCCAGCTTCACCTGGCTCTATCAGTTCACGGGCCGGCCGGAAATGGACTACCTGAAGGTGAAATTTGCTCCGCAGGCCAAGTTCATCGAGTTCGCGAACAACCAGCCCCGGATCAAAACGCTGGGAGGCTTCGTGATGGCGCCCGAAGGCTACAACCCGGCGGACGCGAGCCGGTTTATCGAGGAGGAGATCGTCAAATTCGTCTATGGCAAAAGGCCTCTGACGGAATACGATGCCTTCCTCAAAACACTGGAAACGTCGATGAACTTCAAGCCTTATCTGGATTCGGCCATGAAACAGCTGAACGAGCTGGGCTACGGCAAATAA
- a CDS encoding cache domain-containing sensor histidine kinase, whose product MKLQPYRNWSLATRQFLFLFLVTSAMLGLLAYNNYTRAAALFKEQMLTDAWKLSGRTNQFLDTYLDNSQNILQLLSESTSLLSTGNTASIEKYLRSLTESNSTLVKHLYLLRPDGLVFCDSQLTYDIIGNPKLKEHEEMGRQNWGTIISQPYVSPLSGRTVAIFRSIRDKQGEAVGVAVIELDMDKLNRKIAELTADSYQTFVVLSDKGAVVTFDQESEILPHKPRTYSPELPDAFVSKLAERSAGYSEETGPAGDMTVVTYRQNRLGWSLYVFIKEQYFYQSTGKLYSNYQTIALIWIGVLLFITFTMSRYMTRPIRVLAAKMDRVRDMEVVPNITVTRGDEIGRLTQSYNAMMERVRNLLLETKQMEERKKELELKMLQSQIAPHFLYNTLACIGSLARQHRTEEVKETIRSLVGVLSFSFDKSSEFVTVEEELAGLHQYMQIQKTRYGEKFEFVSEIDPDVLSSPILKLTLQPIVENAIFHGIVPNTQTPNGRITLRASVRRGRLRFLIRDNGVGIEPERLARVLTERTGRASKERFTGIGMANVHDRLRLHYGAPYGLRIGSVKGCGTVVSITIPAESPAAESRKQPAS is encoded by the coding sequence ATGAAGCTGCAACCCTACCGGAACTGGAGCCTGGCCACCCGGCAGTTCCTGTTTCTGTTTCTGGTAACCTCAGCCATGCTGGGGCTGCTGGCCTACAACAATTACACACGTGCCGCCGCCTTGTTCAAGGAGCAGATGCTGACGGATGCATGGAAACTGTCCGGCCGCACCAACCAGTTTCTCGATACCTATCTCGATAACAGCCAGAATATTCTTCAGTTGCTGTCCGAGAGCACGTCTTTGCTGTCCACCGGAAACACCGCGTCCATCGAGAAATATTTACGGAGCCTTACCGAGAGCAACAGCACCCTGGTGAAGCACCTGTATCTTCTGCGTCCGGATGGCCTGGTCTTCTGCGACTCCCAGCTTACCTATGACATTATCGGGAATCCGAAATTGAAGGAGCATGAGGAGATGGGGCGTCAGAATTGGGGGACAATCATCTCCCAGCCCTACGTGTCTCCGCTCTCCGGCCGTACCGTCGCCATCTTCCGGTCCATCCGTGATAAGCAGGGGGAGGCCGTAGGCGTAGCCGTTATCGAGCTCGATATGGACAAGCTGAACCGCAAAATCGCCGAGCTCACGGCGGACAGCTACCAAACCTTCGTGGTGCTCTCCGACAAAGGGGCGGTGGTCACCTTTGACCAGGAAAGCGAGATCCTCCCCCATAAGCCGCGGACCTACAGCCCCGAGCTGCCGGATGCCTTCGTAAGCAAATTGGCGGAGAGGTCTGCCGGTTATTCGGAGGAAACCGGGCCGGCGGGGGACATGACCGTGGTCACCTACCGCCAGAACCGGCTCGGCTGGTCGCTTTACGTGTTCATCAAGGAGCAATATTTCTACCAGAGCACGGGCAAGCTCTACAGCAATTACCAGACGATCGCGCTGATATGGATCGGGGTGCTGCTGTTTATTACGTTCACGATGTCCCGGTACATGACGCGTCCGATCCGGGTGCTCGCGGCCAAGATGGACCGGGTGAGAGACATGGAGGTCGTGCCTAACATCACCGTAACCCGGGGGGACGAAATCGGCCGGCTGACCCAAAGCTACAATGCGATGATGGAGCGCGTCCGCAATCTCCTGCTCGAGACGAAGCAGATGGAGGAACGGAAGAAGGAGCTGGAGCTGAAGATGCTCCAAAGCCAGATCGCCCCGCATTTTCTGTACAATACGCTGGCCTGCATCGGCAGCCTGGCCCGGCAGCACCGGACCGAGGAGGTGAAGGAAACCATCCGCTCCCTGGTGGGCGTTCTCTCCTTCTCCTTCGATAAATCGTCCGAGTTCGTCACGGTGGAAGAGGAGCTGGCCGGCCTTCACCAGTACATGCAGATTCAGAAAACAAGATATGGGGAAAAGTTCGAATTCGTCTCCGAAATTGACCCGGATGTCCTGTCCTCCCCGATTCTGAAGCTGACCCTGCAGCCGATCGTGGAGAATGCCATCTTCCATGGCATTGTGCCCAATACGCAGACGCCTAATGGCCGCATTACGCTTCGAGCATCGGTCCGGCGGGGGAGGCTGAGGTTCCTTATTCGGGATAACGGAGTGGGCATAGAGCCGGAGAGGCTTGCCCGGGTGCTGACGGAACGGACGGGAAGAGCCTCGAAGGAACGGTTTACCGGAATCGGGATGGCGAACGTGCATGACCGGCTCCGTTTGCACTACGGTGCCCCTTACGGACTTCGCATCGGAAGCGTCAAAGGGTGCGGTACGGTCGTAAGCATCACCATTCCCGCGGAAAGCCCGGCCGCTGAATCCCGGAAACAGCCTGCCTCCTGA
- a CDS encoding putative bifunctional diguanylate cyclase/phosphodiesterase has translation MLSFFPSAFNPAGFLGAAAFSVASCILIARFSRMNPALSVRRRLLGSLGLGLTFWLTHLLITMSVPFRFSLYEYGLHFVFSLVTSTAGSYLAVGYAARQWVSTRRFLIGGVILAAIILLFDILNAVQLFGRFLEWKPELLLLTFGLTLGVSFSVLRMLTIASQDKPDQSFRLLVILGVGTAGVALSGIPVLSMMAVLRLDAFYPAATSPYSFLGLYAVELVLLLALFLIPDRYGESRRLEQTERLLETEQQYASLYEANPDGVFAADIHGCFTRINKQAEALTGYTSEELKGIPFTCLFPERVQTAEGIFSQVIQGKPITKESRICRKDGTYAAVLITALPIIVRDKQLGVYGIIKDITEKTKTQELIQHLAYHDELTGLPNRRAFHLLVEERLAQVGPASAFALFFLDLDRFKKVNDLFGHGFGDLVIREAAAKLRACVPAACSISRMGGDEFTVFVPLDGGVSWQDIAAGIASEFSRPFPVRRQEIKLTTSIGISFWPKDGETAETLIRHADMAMYEAKADGANGYRTYERKMEKTDLEQILLENDLQQAIEDGELTVYYQPKMDTSQGIRIGWEALVRWNHPKRGLIPPGKFIPLAEETGLIVALEREVLRQVCRQLSLWSDGEKPVLPVSINFSQLHLIQSDLYESVISVVKEHGVDPRLLEIEITESAAMHKEEEVIRVLMRFKEEGIAVSLDDFGTGYSSLSYLKRLPVDCLKIDCSFIRDIATNADSRAIVRMMVTLAAQLGFQVVAEGVETEEQVKLLAELDCVRVQGYLYGKPAPPEFWQPGHDAERRQAG, from the coding sequence ATGCTATCCTTTTTCCCTTCCGCCTTTAATCCGGCCGGCTTCCTAGGAGCGGCTGCGTTTTCCGTCGCCAGCTGCATTCTGATCGCCCGCTTCTCCCGAATGAACCCGGCTCTGTCGGTCCGCCGCCGTCTGCTTGGCTCGCTGGGTCTCGGGCTCACCTTTTGGCTGACTCACCTTCTGATTACCATGTCCGTTCCGTTTCGCTTTTCCCTTTATGAGTACGGGCTTCATTTCGTATTCTCCCTTGTCACCAGCACGGCGGGCAGCTATTTGGCCGTCGGCTATGCCGCACGTCAATGGGTGAGCACGAGACGCTTTCTTATAGGCGGGGTGATCCTTGCGGCGATCATCCTGCTGTTTGATATCCTCAATGCCGTTCAGTTGTTCGGCAGGTTCCTGGAATGGAAGCCCGAGCTTCTGCTGCTTACGTTCGGTCTTACGCTCGGGGTTTCCTTCTCCGTCCTGAGAATGCTCACGATCGCGAGTCAGGATAAACCCGATCAATCGTTCCGCCTCCTGGTGATTCTCGGGGTGGGGACGGCGGGAGTCGCACTATCGGGCATTCCGGTGCTCAGTATGATGGCCGTTCTCCGCCTCGACGCCTTCTACCCGGCGGCCACCTCCCCTTACAGCTTTCTTGGGCTTTATGCGGTGGAGCTCGTGCTTCTTCTCGCCTTGTTCCTCATCCCCGACCGGTACGGGGAGAGCCGGCGGCTGGAGCAGACCGAGAGGCTTCTCGAGACGGAGCAGCAGTATGCCTCGCTCTACGAAGCCAACCCGGACGGGGTGTTCGCGGCCGATATTCACGGCTGCTTCACGCGGATCAACAAGCAGGCCGAAGCCTTGACCGGCTATACGTCCGAAGAGCTTAAAGGAATTCCGTTCACCTGCCTGTTTCCGGAACGGGTGCAGACGGCCGAGGGTATCTTCAGCCAGGTTATACAGGGCAAGCCGATTACGAAGGAAAGCCGGATCTGCCGCAAGGACGGAACGTACGCGGCGGTATTGATCACCGCCCTTCCCATCATCGTGAGGGACAAGCAGCTAGGGGTGTACGGCATCATCAAGGATATTACCGAGAAGACCAAAACCCAGGAGCTGATTCAGCATCTGGCCTACCATGATGAATTGACGGGCCTTCCCAACCGTCGGGCGTTTCACCTGCTTGTGGAGGAGCGTCTTGCCCAGGTCGGGCCGGCCTCTGCCTTTGCCCTGTTCTTTCTGGATCTCGACCGCTTCAAGAAAGTGAATGATTTGTTCGGGCACGGCTTCGGCGATCTCGTCATCCGGGAAGCGGCTGCGAAGCTGAGGGCTTGTGTGCCGGCGGCGTGCTCCATCTCCCGTATGGGAGGAGATGAATTTACCGTGTTCGTGCCGCTGGACGGCGGGGTGTCCTGGCAGGACATCGCCGCGGGAATTGCCTCCGAATTCTCCCGGCCTTTCCCGGTCCGCCGCCAGGAGATCAAGCTGACCACAAGCATCGGGATTTCCTTCTGGCCGAAGGACGGCGAGACCGCCGAAACCTTGATCCGGCATGCCGACATGGCCATGTACGAGGCGAAGGCGGACGGGGCGAACGGTTACCGTACCTATGAACGGAAGATGGAGAAGACGGATCTGGAGCAAATCCTTCTGGAGAATGACCTCCAGCAGGCGATTGAAGACGGGGAGCTGACGGTTTATTACCAGCCCAAGATGGATACGTCGCAGGGCATCCGAATCGGCTGGGAGGCGCTTGTCCGATGGAACCATCCGAAGAGGGGCTTGATCCCTCCTGGGAAATTCATCCCGCTTGCCGAGGAGACCGGACTGATCGTCGCTCTCGAGAGAGAGGTTCTCCGCCAGGTATGCCGGCAGCTGAGCCTCTGGTCGGACGGTGAGAAGCCTGTTCTTCCGGTCTCGATTAACTTCTCCCAGCTTCATCTGATCCAGTCGGACCTTTATGAATCCGTTATTTCCGTTGTGAAGGAGCATGGGGTGGATCCCCGGCTGCTCGAGATCGAAATTACGGAAAGTGCGGCCATGCACAAGGAAGAGGAAGTCATCCGGGTGCTGATGAGATTCAAGGAGGAAGGAATCGCGGTCAGCCTGGACGATTTCGGAACCGGCTACAGCTCGCTCAGCTATTTGAAGCGGCTGCCGGTCGACTGCCTCAAGATCGACTGTTCGTTCATCCGGGACATCGCCACCAACGCGGACAGCCGCGCGATCGTCCGGATGATGGTGACGCTGGCCGCCCAGCTCGGGTTTCAGGTGGTGGCCGAGGGAGTGGAGACGGAGGAGCAGGTCAAGCTGCTCGCCGAGCTCGACTGCGTCCGGGTGCAGGGCTATTTGTACGGAAAGCCGGCTCCGCCGGAGTTCTGGCAGCCCGGTCATGACGCGGAACGCCGGCAAGCGGGCTAG
- a CDS encoding carbohydrate ABC transporter permease codes for MVRGIEDRLFHGIVIAILVLCGAAAVFPLLYVLSVSLTPFSEVLKNGGFILIPRSITFDAYHKLLTESNLPRAFWVTIYITVVGTALNLAVTVLMAYPLSRKVLPGRSLFLFLVVFTLLFGGGIIPTYLVVKSVGLLNSTWALILPNLVWSFNVLIMKSFFESLPEELFESARMDGAREFRILWQMVLPLSLPVTMTIGLFYAVGHWNEFFQAIMYVTDRSLFPLQVIVRELLVQTQAPLENVENMTPTETLQMASVVMASLPIIIVYPFLQKHFTKGMLLGSIKG; via the coding sequence ATGGTAAGGGGAATCGAAGACCGTCTGTTTCATGGAATCGTTATCGCCATTCTGGTCCTGTGCGGAGCGGCGGCGGTCTTTCCGCTGCTGTACGTGCTGTCCGTCTCGCTGACGCCTTTTAGCGAAGTGCTGAAAAACGGGGGCTTTATCCTTATCCCGCGATCGATTACGTTCGACGCCTATCATAAGCTGCTGACCGAATCGAATCTCCCCCGGGCGTTCTGGGTCACGATCTACATCACCGTAGTGGGGACGGCGCTCAATCTGGCGGTTACCGTGCTCATGGCGTATCCGCTCAGCCGGAAGGTGCTTCCGGGCCGAAGCCTGTTTCTGTTCCTGGTCGTCTTCACGCTGCTGTTCGGAGGCGGGATTATCCCGACGTACCTGGTCGTCAAGTCCGTCGGCCTCCTGAATTCCACCTGGGCGCTCATCCTGCCCAATCTCGTGTGGAGCTTTAACGTGCTCATCATGAAAAGCTTCTTCGAAAGCCTTCCCGAGGAGCTGTTCGAATCCGCCCGGATGGACGGAGCCCGGGAGTTCCGCATCCTCTGGCAGATGGTGCTCCCCCTGTCGCTGCCCGTCACCATGACAATAGGCTTGTTCTACGCCGTCGGCCACTGGAATGAATTCTTCCAGGCCATTATGTACGTAACCGACCGCAGCCTGTTTCCGCTGCAGGTTATCGTCCGGGAGCTGCTCGTTCAGACCCAGGCCCCGCTCGAGAATGTCGAGAACATGACGCCGACCGAAACGCTGCAGATGGCCTCCGTCGTCATGGCAAGTCTGCCGATCATCATCGTCTATCCGTTTCTCCAGAAGCATTTCACGAAGGGCATGCTGCTCGGCTCCATCAAAGGGTAA